The DNA segment ACGTTAAAAAAGAGCACATCGCTGTTAGTGAAGCGTTGAAATTAAACATTCCAACTTTTGCAATGGTAGATACCAATTCTGATCCTTCAAACATCGATTTCCCAATCCCTGCGAATGATGACGCTACTAAATCGATCTCTTTAATTACTGATGTGATCATCAAAGCAATTGAAGAAGGTTTAGATGAGCGCAAACGCGAAAAAGATGAAGAAACCGAAAAAGAAGCTGTAGCTGCTAAAGCTGCTGCTGATGCCCCTGAAGCTGCTGCTCCTGGTGCAAGAAGGAAAAAAGTTGAGGCTGAGACCGAAGAAGGTACAAGCGAAGAAGCTTAAATAATATAATATGGGTTGTATGTTGTGCGTTGCAGGTTCTACTTACAACAATCTGCGTACAACCCTTAATTTTTTGATAAAAACTTAAAAAGAATTAAAATGTCGACAGTACAAATTTCTGCAGCTGATGTAAACAAATTGCGCCAACAAACTGGTGCTGGTATGATGGACTGTAAAAAAGCATTGATCGAAGCGAACGGTGATTTCGAAGCTGCGGTTGATTATTTACGTAAAAAAGGCGCTAAAGTTGCTGCTTCCCGTCAGGATCGTGATTCTAACGAAGGGGTTGTTATTGCTAAAGCTACTGCTGATGGCAAACGCGGTGTAGTAGTTGAACTGAACTGCGAGACCGACTTTGTGGCTAAAAATGCTGATTTTGTTGCTTTGGCCAATACATTTACTGACCTGGCTATCGATAAAAATCCTGCTTCTTTAGAAGAGCTGTTAGCTTTAGAGGTTGACGGACAAAAAGTGTCAGATATCATTGTTGAAAACACAGGTAAAATCGGTGAGAAAATCGGTATCTCTAAATTTGAAACCGTTACTGGTGATAAAGTTGTTCCTTACATTCACGGTAACTACCGTTTAGGCGTATTGGTTGCTTTAAACCAGGCTGGTGCAGGTGTTGAGGAAGCCGGTAAAGATGTGGCTATGCAGATTGCTGCAATGAGCCCTGTTGCCTTAGATAAAGCTGATGTGGATGCTACTACTATTGAGCGCGAAACTGAAATTGCTAAAGAGCAGATCCGTGCTGAAGGTAAACCTGAGGAAATGGTAGAAAAAATTGCTGCCGGTAAATTAAATAAATTCTACAAAGACAGTACTTTGTTAAACCAGGAATTTGTTAAAGATTCATCTAAGGATGTACGTAAATTCTTAAACGATGTTTCTAATGGTTTAACTGTTGTTGCGTTTAAACGCGTACAATTAGGAGCTTAATACTTAGTTAATTTTTTTAGAAGAGCCTTCTGTTTTCAGGAGGCTTTTTTTTTGTTTTATATTTGATGGTATAAATCGGATAACCGCTATGATCGCAATCACCAATTGTAAGCTCTTCAAAGAGGGGCTGCTGTCAGCAGACCAGCATGTACTTATAGAAAATGGAAAAATCACAAAAATTTCCAATGAAACCATTCCAGATGGGTTTGAGCGTATAGATGCCAGGGGTGATTACCTTTGTCCTTCTTTTATAGACCTGCAGATCTATGGCAGTGGAGGCCAGCTTTTTTCGGCCTATCCGACAGCAGATACCTTAAAACAAATGGACGCAGACCTGATTGGAAAAGGCACTACTGGTTTCCTGGCCTGTGTGGCCACCAATAGCATGGAAATCGTTTACCAGAGTATTGATGCAGCCAAAGCTTATCGTGCGGAAGCCCGGGGTTTTTTAGGCCTGCACCTGGAAGGACCATATCTGAATCCTAAACGCAGGGGCGCACATATAGCAGCTTATATCCATAAAGCCAGTTTAGATGAGGTGAAACGTTTGCTGGACCATGCTGATGGCACGGTAAAGATGATGACCCTCGCTGCAGAACTTCAGGACGAGGCGGTGATCAGCTGTTTACTGGAACATGGTGTGCTTTTATCACTTGGACACAGTGATGCCAGCTTTGCTGAAGCTACTGCTGCTTATAACAATGGATTTAAGACTACTACGCATTTGTTTAATGCCATGCCGCCCATACATCACCGGACGCCAAATTTACCTGTTGCTGTATTTAACCACCCCAGTGCAATGGCCAGTATCATAGCGGATGGCAACCATGTGGATTTTGAGGTAGTAAAAATGAGCCATAAACTGATGGGCGACCGCTTATTTTTAATTACAGATGCGGTAACGGAATGCGATACCGGTCCTTATCAGCATCAGCTGTCCGGCGAAAAATTTATTACAGCAGATGGCACGCTTTCTGGCTCTAATATCACCCTGGTCCAGGCAGTACAAAATTGTGTAAAATATTGCGAAATTCCGTTGTATGACGCGATAAACAAGGCTTCAGCATTGCCTGCGGGTTTAATGGGACTGTCTGATGAAATCGGTTCTTTGAGCGTGGGCAGCAGGGCTAACCTGCTGCTGCTGAATGCTGAACTTCAGCTCCGTAAAGTTTTTGTGGACGGTTTGTAGATTTCGACGCTTGTTAATTAAAACAAATTGGTATTTTTGGCCTCATGAAGTATAAACGGATCCTACTAAAATTAAGTGGCGAATCGCTGATGGGCGATAAGCAGTATGGTATTGATAACGAGGTAGTAAGACAATATGCGGAAGACATCAAAGCGGTACACGATGAAGGTCTTGAAATAGCAATTGTGATTGGTGGTGGTAATATTTTTAGAGGTCTGAGTGCTGAAAAATCGGGTATGGACCGTGCCCAGGCCGATTATATGGGCATGTTGGCCACTGTAATTAACAGTATGGCATTGCAGGATGCCCTGGAAAAAGTTGGCCTGAAAACCAGGCTCCTTACTGCCATAAAAATGGAACAGATCTGCGAGCCGTTTATCCGTCGCAGGGCAGTGCGCCACCTTGAAAAAGGGCGTGTTGTTATTTTCGGAGCGGGTACCGGTAACCCTTACTTCACAACAGATTCGGCTGCAGCGCTTCGTGCAATTGAAATTAAAGCAGATGTAGTATTGAAGGGGACACGTGTGGATGGAATCTATACGGCGGACCCGGAAAAAGACCCTACGGCCACAAAATATTCAGAAATATCTTTTAAAGAAGTTTATGCCAAAGGCCTGAATGTGATGGATATGACCGCCTTTACATTGTGTGAAGAGAACAACCTTCCGATCATTGTTTTTGACATGAACAAAACCGGTAATTTTATGAAAATAGCAAATGGTGATGGGATTGGTACGCTTGTAAGGAGCTGATGCTAAATAAATTTTATATTTTTGGTTAAATTTAATAATTATGAATGACCTCATAAAGAAACAATTACAAGATGCTCAGGCCACTATGGAAAAGGCTATTTTGCATTGCGAAGCTGAACTGACAAAAATTCGTGCAGGTAAAGCTTCGGCAGGAATGCTGGATGGCATCATGGTTGATTATTACGGAAATCCAACCCCTTTGAGCCAGGTGGCAAGTATCAATACTCCTGATGCGCGTACCTTAATTGTACAGCCATGGGAAAAGACCCTGCTTACACCTATAGAACGCGCCATTATGGAAGCAAATATAGGCATCAACCCCCAAAATGACGGTATTGTTATACGTCTGGTGGTTCCCCCGCTGACAGAAGAACGTAGGAAAGACCTGGTGAAAAAAGTGAAGGAAGAAGCCGAAAGAGGTCGCATTACTGTTCGTAACATCCGCAAGGATGCCAACGAAAAGATCAAAAAACTGAAAGGCGAAAGCGTTTCTGATGATGAGATCAAAACCGGTGAAGCTGAAGTGCAGAAGATCACGGATGCCTATATCATCAAAGTTGATAAACATGCAGAAGCAAAAGAAAAAGATATCATGACAGTTTAAAGATTATAATCTACTTGTAAATTAAAGGGAATGAAGAGAATGCTTCATTCCCTTTCTTTATTTTTGACAGCTATTTTTTAATAATCTACCCAAACCCCATATATGAAAATCTTGTTCAGCTATTTAAAAAACTATAAAGGTCTGATCGTATTGGCCTTGTTTCTGGCGGCGGTTAACCAGATATTTTCTTTTCTTGACCCCTACGTATTTCGCCTCATTATTGATAAATACGTAACCAATTATAAGAATTTTACTACGGATGAATTTATAAAAGGTGCAGGTGTGCTGATCTTGCTGGCCATGGGGGCTGCAATGGTATCCCGTATTGCCAAGAACTTTCAGGATTATTATGTAAATGTAATTACACAGCGCCTGGGTGCAAAGATTTATTCTGAT comes from the Pedobacter heparinus DSM 2366 genome and includes:
- the frr gene encoding ribosome recycling factor, which codes for MNDLIKKQLQDAQATMEKAILHCEAELTKIRAGKASAGMLDGIMVDYYGNPTPLSQVASINTPDARTLIVQPWEKTLLTPIERAIMEANIGINPQNDGIVIRLVVPPLTEERRKDLVKKVKEEAERGRITVRNIRKDANEKIKKLKGESVSDDEIKTGEAEVQKITDAYIIKVDKHAEAKEKDIMTV
- the tsf gene encoding translation elongation factor Ts; the protein is MSTVQISAADVNKLRQQTGAGMMDCKKALIEANGDFEAAVDYLRKKGAKVAASRQDRDSNEGVVIAKATADGKRGVVVELNCETDFVAKNADFVALANTFTDLAIDKNPASLEELLALEVDGQKVSDIIVENTGKIGEKIGISKFETVTGDKVVPYIHGNYRLGVLVALNQAGAGVEEAGKDVAMQIAAMSPVALDKADVDATTIERETEIAKEQIRAEGKPEEMVEKIAAGKLNKFYKDSTLLNQEFVKDSSKDVRKFLNDVSNGLTVVAFKRVQLGA
- the pyrH gene encoding UMP kinase, which encodes MKYKRILLKLSGESLMGDKQYGIDNEVVRQYAEDIKAVHDEGLEIAIVIGGGNIFRGLSAEKSGMDRAQADYMGMLATVINSMALQDALEKVGLKTRLLTAIKMEQICEPFIRRRAVRHLEKGRVVIFGAGTGNPYFTTDSAAALRAIEIKADVVLKGTRVDGIYTADPEKDPTATKYSEISFKEVYAKGLNVMDMTAFTLCEENNLPIIVFDMNKTGNFMKIANGDGIGTLVRS
- the nagA gene encoding N-acetylglucosamine-6-phosphate deacetylase → MIAITNCKLFKEGLLSADQHVLIENGKITKISNETIPDGFERIDARGDYLCPSFIDLQIYGSGGQLFSAYPTADTLKQMDADLIGKGTTGFLACVATNSMEIVYQSIDAAKAYRAEARGFLGLHLEGPYLNPKRRGAHIAAYIHKASLDEVKRLLDHADGTVKMMTLAAELQDEAVISCLLEHGVLLSLGHSDASFAEATAAYNNGFKTTTHLFNAMPPIHHRTPNLPVAVFNHPSAMASIIADGNHVDFEVVKMSHKLMGDRLFLITDAVTECDTGPYQHQLSGEKFITADGTLSGSNITLVQAVQNCVKYCEIPLYDAINKASALPAGLMGLSDEIGSLSVGSRANLLLLNAELQLRKVFVDGL